The sequence GAGCAGCCGCGCCGGCGCAAGGCTCAGCGGAAGTTGCCCTTGGTCTCGGGGATCACGACCGCCCCGATCAGGTAGACCACGAACACGCCGACCGCGAAGTAAGCCAGCGACATCGGAATCTGCGCCGGGCTGGCGCTCACCAGCGAGACGAAGGTCGGCATCATGCCGCCGAGCGCGAAGCCGATGTTCCAGGACAGGCCCGTGCCGCTGGCGCGCAGCGCGGTCGGGAAACGTTCGTTGAGGAAGATCAGCACCGGCGCGTAACCGGCATTGCCGATGAAGGCGATGGCGAGTGCGAGAAGCGTGATCTGCGTCGTGTCCTTGGTGGCGGCGAGATTGAGATAGCACAGCGGCAGCAGCACCGCCGCCAGCGCGCCGATCAGCAGGAAGGTCTTCTTGCGGCCGATCCAGTCGCTCAGCGCGCCAATCAGCACGGCCGAGAAGAACGCCGAGACGCTCGCGCCCATCAGGATCAGCGACGAGGTCTGGTTCGGGACCGCATTGATGACCTTCAGGAAGCTCGGCAGATAGCCGGAGGTGAGGTAGTAGCCGGCGCCACCGCCGAAGGTGATGAGCAGATTGACCAGCAGAACGCCGCGATACTCGCCGGAGAACACGTCCTTGACCGGCGCCTTCGAAACCTTCGCCTGCTTGTTGCCCTGCTGGCGCTTGAGCTCCTTGAAATAGGGCGATTCTTCGAGGTTGCGGAAGATGAACCAGCCGAGCAGCGAGCTCAGCAGGCCCGAGAAGAACATGAAGCGCCAGCCCCAGACAGCAAAGGCATCGCCGGGGAACACCGAGGATGTGACCAGGAAGATGAAGGACGCCAGCAGCGCACCGATGCCGGCACCGCCGCCGCCGACCAGGCCCGACATCGCGCCGCGCCATTGCGGCGGCACGGACTCGGTGCCGATGGTGTGAGTGGACGCCACGACACCGCCGACGAACACGCCCTGCACCAGGCGCAGGATCAGGAAGATGATCGGCGCTATCACGCCGACCTGCGCGATGGTCGGCAACAGGCCAAACGCCGCCGTGCTGAGGCCGACGCCCACAATGGCGATCAGCATGGCCTGCTTGCGGCCGTGCACGTCGGCATAATGTCCGAACACCGCCGATCCCAACGGCCGCATCAGCAGCGTCACGGCGAACGAGCCGTAGACCGCCGCCAGCGACAGCGCCGCATTGCTCGACGGAAAGAACAGCGCGCCGACGACCGGCGCCACGTAGAGCAGAATGAACAAATCGAACAGATCCAGTGCCCATCCGAGCACCGACGCGATGATCGCATTGACCATCTGCTTGTTGTCGGCCGACGCTTCTGCGCCTGCTACCGGCATATCCATCTCAGCCATGTTGTTTACCTCCCCCGTTTGAATGGCGCCGCGGTCCGCGTCATTGCGAACCGCGGCAGTTCAGTCGCGTGTCAGCGTCCGACGAATTTCGGCGGACGCTTGGCGTTGAACGCCTCGACGCCTTCCTTGAAATCTTCGGACTGGCGCAGGCGGCTGTAGCAATGGCCTTCGAGCTCGATGGCGATGGCGAGCGTCGAATCCTCGGTGTCGTTGAGGAGCTTCTTGGCGGTGCGCTGCGCCAGCGGTGAGAAGGTACGGAGCTCGTCGACCAGTCTATCGGTCGCCTTCTCCAGCTCGGCATCCGGCACACATTCGGTGGCGATGCCCCACTCATAGGCCTGCTTGGCCGAGATGCGCTTGGAGCGCATCACGATGTCCTTGGTGCGGGTGATGCCGACCATCTTCTGCAGGCGCGCCGAGCCGCCCGAGCCCGGGATCTGACCGAGCTTCTGCTCCGGCAGCGCGTATTGCGTGGTCTCGGAGGCGATGCGGAAGTCGCAGGCGAGCGACAGCTCGAAGCCGACGCCGAAGCAATAGCCGCGATTGGCCACGATCACGGGCTTGGCGCAGCGCGCGGGCGCGGCGATGTTCCAGGCGAGCTTGGAGACATGCTCCGGGCTTGCCTCCATGAAGCCGCCGATATTGCCGCCGCTGGAGAAATGCTCGCCCTCGCCGCGCACCACGATGACGCGGACGCGCGGATCCTCGTCCAGCGTCTCGAAGGTCAGCCGCAGCTGGTCGCGCTGCGGCATCGCCACGACGTTGTAGGGCGGCCTCCCCAGGATGATGTCGGCGCGCTCATGCGCCTCGTCGATCTCGACCTTGAACCCGTCGAGTTTTGCGAGCCGCGGATCGGCAAATGTATAGGGTGACGGCATCTGTGCCTCCTTCTGTTGATGGGTGATGATCAGGCCGCGTCGGACGGCGGCAGGCGCTCGGCCTCGTATTCTCCGGCGACGAGCAGTCGCCGCAGCAGCTTTCCGACCGGCGATTTCGGGATCGCGTCGACGAAGACGTAGCGGCGCGGCCGCTTGAAATTGGCAAGGCCAGAGGTGCGGCAGAACTGCTCCAGCTCGACTTCTGAGACCGCGCGATTGCGCTTGACGAAGGCGGCGACGACCTTGCCCCACCTCTCATCAGCG is a genomic window of Bradyrhizobium sp. CB1717 containing:
- a CDS encoding MFS transporter gives rise to the protein MAEMDMPVAGAEASADNKQMVNAIIASVLGWALDLFDLFILLYVAPVVGALFFPSSNAALSLAAVYGSFAVTLLMRPLGSAVFGHYADVHGRKQAMLIAIVGVGLSTAAFGLLPTIAQVGVIAPIIFLILRLVQGVFVGGVVASTHTIGTESVPPQWRGAMSGLVGGGGAGIGALLASFIFLVTSSVFPGDAFAVWGWRFMFFSGLLSSLLGWFIFRNLEESPYFKELKRQQGNKQAKVSKAPVKDVFSGEYRGVLLVNLLITFGGGAGYYLTSGYLPSFLKVINAVPNQTSSLILMGASVSAFFSAVLIGALSDWIGRKKTFLLIGALAAVLLPLCYLNLAATKDTTQITLLALAIAFIGNAGYAPVLIFLNERFPTALRASGTGLSWNIGFALGGMMPTFVSLVSASPAQIPMSLAYFAVGVFVVYLIGAVVIPETKGNFR
- a CDS encoding enoyl-CoA hydratase-related protein — translated: MPSPYTFADPRLAKLDGFKVEIDEAHERADIILGRPPYNVVAMPQRDQLRLTFETLDEDPRVRVIVVRGEGEHFSSGGNIGGFMEASPEHVSKLAWNIAAPARCAKPVIVANRGYCFGVGFELSLACDFRIASETTQYALPEQKLGQIPGSGGSARLQKMVGITRTKDIVMRSKRISAKQAYEWGIATECVPDAELEKATDRLVDELRTFSPLAQRTAKKLLNDTEDSTLAIAIELEGHCYSRLRQSEDFKEGVEAFNAKRPPKFVGR